In one window of Paraflavitalea soli DNA:
- a CDS encoding molybdenum cofactor biosynthesis protein MoaE: protein MEKKIKNIFVQGAIAPAFVAESIQKHSTKTDIGAHSIFMGQVRSDVVNEQKVVAIEYTTYEEMALKKMHAIREDIFSKYALTCMHIHHSLGRVAAGDICLFVFTSSGHRKAAIAACEEVVERIKQELPVWGREIFDNETHQWKENK from the coding sequence ATGGAGAAAAAGATCAAAAACATATTTGTGCAGGGAGCCATTGCTCCCGCCTTTGTAGCAGAGAGCATCCAAAAGCACAGCACCAAGACCGATATTGGCGCCCATAGTATTTTTATGGGACAGGTGCGGAGCGATGTAGTGAATGAACAAAAAGTGGTGGCCATTGAGTATACCACCTATGAGGAAATGGCATTGAAAAAGATGCATGCTATCCGGGAAGATATCTTCAGCAAGTACGCGCTTACCTGCATGCACATCCACCATAGCCTGGGCAGGGTGGCAGCGGGCGATATCTGTCTGTTTGTATTTACCTCATCCGGTCACCGTAAGGCAGCCATTGCTGCCTGCGAAGAAGTAGTGGAGCGCATCAAGCAGGAATTGCCTGTGTGGGGCAGGGAAATATTCGATAATGAAACCCATCAGTGGAAGGAAAATAAATAA
- a CDS encoding SelT/SelW/SelH family protein, giving the protein MIKPTITIEYCPKCGWMLRAAYMAQELLTTFSDEIRSVTLLPSETGGRYTIYIDEEIVFDRKESGHFPEIKELKQLVRDVVNPAKSLGHSDKK; this is encoded by the coding sequence ATGATAAAGCCCACCATTACTATTGAATACTGCCCCAAATGCGGCTGGATGTTACGGGCCGCCTACATGGCCCAGGAACTACTCACCACTTTCAGCGATGAGATCAGGAGTGTTACCCTGCTTCCTTCCGAAACGGGCGGACGGTATACGATCTATATTGATGAGGAGATCGTATTCGACCGGAAAGAATCCGGTCACTTCCCCGAGATCAAAGAATTGAAACAACTGGTACGTGATGTAGTCAACCCCGCCAAAAGTCTTGGCCATTCCGATAAGAAATAA
- the moaCB gene encoding bifunctional molybdenum cofactor biosynthesis protein MoaC/MoaB: MVNITHKVSSLRVAIAVAHLKVSKPETIAAIKERKVPKGDVFEFARAAGLLAVKKTSDVIPDCHPLPIEYTAITYAIEDLTVIISVEVHTIYKTGVEVEAMHGASVTALTMYDMLKPIDKGIEIASISLQSKKGGKSDFKDRTSSLRCAVIVCSDSIAAGSKQDFAGKAVIEKLQQHGLSAAAYEIIPDEFAVIQEKASQLSNEGYHLVLFTGGTGLSPRDVTPEAITPLLDRNVPGIMEAARSYGQERTPFAMLSRGVAGFMGSTLVLTLPGSTRGASETMDALFPYILHIFRVAEGMRHE, from the coding sequence ATGGTCAATATCACACATAAGGTGAGCAGTTTAAGGGTAGCTATTGCAGTAGCCCACCTGAAAGTATCAAAGCCTGAAACCATCGCCGCTATCAAAGAGCGCAAGGTGCCAAAGGGAGATGTTTTTGAGTTTGCCCGTGCTGCTGGCTTGCTGGCCGTAAAAAAGACCAGTGATGTGATACCCGATTGCCATCCGCTGCCAATAGAATATACCGCCATCACCTATGCCATTGAAGACCTTACGGTGATCATTTCCGTGGAAGTGCATACCATCTATAAAACCGGGGTGGAAGTGGAAGCCATGCATGGCGCATCGGTTACTGCCCTCACCATGTATGATATGCTCAAGCCCATCGATAAGGGCATAGAAATAGCTTCCATCAGCCTGCAGTCGAAAAAGGGCGGCAAGTCAGACTTTAAAGACCGTACCAGTTCTTTGCGCTGTGCCGTCATTGTTTGTTCTGATAGCATTGCTGCCGGCAGCAAACAGGATTTTGCCGGCAAAGCGGTGATAGAAAAATTACAACAGCATGGACTGTCAGCCGCCGCCTATGAGATCATCCCCGATGAATTTGCCGTGATCCAGGAAAAAGCAAGCCAGCTGAGTAATGAAGGTTATCACCTGGTATTGTTTACAGGAGGCACCGGTCTTTCTCCGCGTGATGTAACACCGGAGGCCATTACTCCATTGCTCGACAGGAATGTGCCTGGCATCATGGAAGCAGCCCGCAGCTATGGGCAGGAACGCACCCCCTTTGCCATGTTGAGCAGGGGAGTAGCCGGTTTTATGGGCAGTACCCTGGTGTTGACATTGCCGGGCTCTACCCGAGGCGCTTCAGAGACCATGGATGCCTTGTTTCCGTATATCCTGCATATTTTCCGCGTGGCCGAGGGCATGCGCCACGAATGA
- the moaA gene encoding GTP 3',8-cyclase MoaA, with the protein MLIDSYNRVHDYLRISLTDSCNLRCFYCMPDEKIACLPNKHLMQPDEIDHIAALFVQLGVKKIRLTGGEPLVRKEAGDIIRRLGKYPVELTMTTNGVRLHEFATDLQTAGLRSINISLDTLQAEKFLLLTKRDNFQKVYDNIHRMAALGLRVKVNVVAMKGVNDNEINDFVALTRELPLHIRFIEFMPFTGNHWDHAKVIGLQEILDIVAQQYAFEPIRHKKHDTAKNFQVAGHAGTFAVISTMTTPFCGDCNRMRLTADGKMKNCLFSKTETDLLGALRRGEDLVPLIKACIGAKAAERGGQFTEDYTHTDPQHIENRSMIAIGG; encoded by the coding sequence ATGCTGATTGATTCATATAACAGGGTTCATGATTACCTGAGGATCTCACTGACCGACAGTTGTAACCTCCGGTGCTTTTACTGCATGCCCGATGAAAAAATAGCCTGCCTGCCTAATAAACACCTGATGCAGCCCGATGAAATTGATCATATCGCGGCACTCTTTGTACAGCTGGGTGTAAAGAAGATCAGGCTTACCGGTGGAGAACCCCTCGTACGCAAGGAAGCAGGAGATATCATCAGGCGGCTGGGTAAATATCCCGTCGAGCTCACCATGACCACCAATGGCGTACGCTTGCACGAATTTGCGACTGACCTGCAGACGGCTGGATTACGCTCCATCAACATTAGCCTGGATACCCTCCAGGCAGAAAAATTCCTGCTGCTCACCAAAAGAGATAACTTTCAAAAAGTATATGACAATATTCACCGCATGGCAGCCCTGGGCTTGCGGGTAAAAGTGAATGTTGTGGCCATGAAGGGAGTCAATGACAATGAGATCAACGATTTTGTAGCGCTGACCAGGGAACTCCCCCTCCATATCCGTTTCATTGAATTCATGCCTTTTACCGGCAATCACTGGGACCATGCCAAGGTGATCGGACTGCAGGAGATCCTTGACATCGTTGCACAGCAATATGCTTTTGAACCCATCCGTCATAAGAAACACGATACCGCCAAGAACTTCCAGGTGGCTGGCCATGCAGGCACTTTTGCAGTGATCAGTACCATGACCACCCCTTTCTGTGGTGATTGCAACCGGATGCGTTTAACAGCCGATGGTAAAATGAAGAACTGCCTGTTCTCCAAAACAGAAACAGACCTCCTGGGTGCGCTGCGCCGCGGAGAAGACCTGGTGCCGCTCATCAAAGCATGTATTGGGGCGAAAGCCGCTGAAAGAGGCGGACAGTTTACAGAAGACTATACCCATACCGATCCGCAGCATATTGAAAACAGGAGCATGATTGCCATAGGAGGTTGA
- a CDS encoding molybdopterin molybdotransferase MoeA: protein MNNKKETPAMLSVAEAKELISANTLLGSPVAVPLEHSLAKILGSTIYASQSIPAYEQSAMDGYAFQFDGWKQQSVLEIAGEMAAGAAAPLSITAAQTARIFTGAPLPAGADTVVMQEKVRVQDNQLIIDDDELQKGSNVRSVGSEIRAGELALPQGSLLTPAAIGFLAGMGIHEVPVYPAPAITVIVTGNELQTPGKPLQYGQVYESNSFTLRTALQQMQISPVSFLTVEDDFDKLLHTIAQALSSADMVLLTGGVSVGNYDYVARALEVCGVTPVFHKLKQKPGKPLYFGTRDQQLVFGLPGNPSSVLTCFYEYVYPCIREQMGYAETTLSAVHLPLLHDFSKRAGLTHFLKGYWSEEGVKVLQAQESYRMQSFAVCNCLIVLPEDVTDLHKGQSVEVHLLPH, encoded by the coding sequence ATGAACAACAAGAAAGAAACACCTGCGATGTTATCTGTAGCGGAAGCAAAAGAACTGATCTCTGCCAATACATTATTGGGATCGCCTGTTGCGGTTCCGCTGGAGCATTCACTGGCAAAAATATTGGGCAGCACGATCTATGCCTCGCAATCCATACCTGCTTACGAGCAGTCGGCCATGGATGGCTACGCTTTCCAGTTTGATGGCTGGAAACAACAGTCTGTATTGGAAATAGCGGGTGAGATGGCGGCAGGAGCCGCAGCGCCGCTTTCCATTACTGCTGCACAAACAGCCCGCATCTTTACCGGGGCGCCTTTGCCTGCGGGTGCTGATACAGTGGTGATGCAGGAAAAAGTGCGTGTGCAAGACAACCAACTGATCATTGATGATGATGAACTCCAGAAAGGTTCCAACGTAAGGTCTGTAGGTTCTGAAATACGGGCAGGCGAACTGGCATTGCCCCAGGGATCATTGTTAACACCCGCTGCCATCGGGTTCCTGGCAGGAATGGGCATCCATGAAGTGCCGGTATACCCTGCTCCGGCCATTACAGTGATCGTGACGGGCAATGAATTGCAAACGCCGGGAAAACCTTTGCAATATGGCCAGGTATATGAGTCCAATTCTTTTACCCTGCGCACCGCTTTGCAGCAAATGCAGATCAGCCCCGTTTCTTTTTTGACGGTGGAAGATGATTTTGATAAACTGCTGCACACCATCGCGCAGGCATTGAGCAGTGCAGATATGGTGTTGCTCACCGGCGGTGTAAGTGTGGGCAATTATGATTATGTGGCCAGGGCATTAGAAGTTTGCGGCGTAACACCGGTTTTTCATAAACTGAAACAAAAGCCTGGCAAACCGCTTTATTTTGGCACCCGCGACCAGCAACTTGTATTCGGGCTGCCCGGTAATCCCTCTTCTGTCCTCACTTGTTTTTATGAATATGTGTATCCCTGCATCCGTGAACAAATGGGCTACGCAGAAACAACCTTATCCGCAGTACACCTGCCCCTGCTCCACGATTTCTCCAAAAGAGCAGGCCTTACACATTTCCTGAAAGGCTATTGGAGTGAAGAAGGGGTAAAGGTACTCCAGGCGCAGGAGTCTTACCGCATGCAGTCCTTTGCCGTTTGCAATTGCCTTATTGTGTTACCGGAAGACGTGACTGATTTGCACAAGGGACAATCAGTAGAAGTACATTTGTTACCACATTAG
- a CDS encoding MoaD/ThiS family protein — translation MALTIRLFGQFAEMAGSHSLQVDQVADTDALRRRLETMFPVLQSIPYLVAVDKDIATGNTILQPTSVIALLPPYSGG, via the coding sequence ATGGCATTAACCATCCGGCTTTTTGGCCAGTTTGCAGAAATGGCGGGTAGTCATTCCCTACAGGTAGATCAGGTAGCAGATACCGATGCCTTGCGGCGCAGGCTGGAGACGATGTTCCCGGTCTTGCAAAGCATTCCTTACCTCGTAGCGGTGGATAAGGATATCGCTACCGGCAATACCATTTTGCAACCTACATCCGTGATCGCCTTATTGCCTCCTTATTCAGGCGGATAA
- a CDS encoding DUF1501 domain-containing protein codes for MSTRRGFLKSGGLALFGIGVGGVPTFIARAANSQKIVGPYKKNKILICIFQRGAMDGLMAVTPFTDEYLKAARPTLFMTAAKGDNNGQLIDLDGRFGLHPSLGAFEPLFREKRLAIVHGIGSPNNTRSHFDAQDYMESGTPFNKGTGSGWLNRAVGLLGHDASPFRAVSLTSSMPRSFYGDNPSVAISNLQDFTIQMRGNPIGTNVAAKSFEDLYDQTSSALLNKTGKESFDAIKMLQKADVKNYKPANNVIYPASALGNSLKQIAQLIKMDVGLEVAFAESGGWDTHFNQGAVTGIFSRNVLDLSTSITAFWNDLEAYQDDVTVMTMTEFGRTVKQNGTGGTDHGRGSCNFILGNDVNGGMVHGLVNPLAKENLEDGRDLAVTTDFRSVFSEVADKHLRINNDTILFPDWSGKKIGVMS; via the coding sequence ATGTCTACAAGAAGAGGATTCTTAAAATCAGGCGGCCTGGCTTTGTTTGGCATCGGTGTAGGCGGCGTTCCTACTTTTATTGCGCGTGCCGCCAATAGCCAGAAGATCGTTGGTCCTTACAAAAAGAACAAGATACTGATCTGCATATTTCAACGGGGCGCTATGGACGGCCTGATGGCGGTAACACCCTTTACGGATGAATACCTGAAAGCCGCCCGCCCTACCCTGTTCATGACAGCTGCCAAAGGTGATAACAATGGACAGTTGATCGACCTCGACGGGCGCTTTGGCCTCCACCCTTCCCTGGGCGCATTCGAACCTTTGTTCCGCGAGAAGCGACTGGCGATCGTGCATGGGATCGGCTCGCCCAACAATACCCGCTCGCATTTTGATGCGCAGGATTATATGGAATCGGGTACACCTTTCAATAAAGGCACCGGCAGTGGCTGGCTCAACCGTGCTGTAGGCTTACTGGGTCACGATGCTTCACCATTCCGGGCAGTGAGCCTTACCTCTTCCATGCCACGTTCCTTCTATGGCGACAATCCTTCGGTAGCGATCAGCAACCTGCAGGACTTCACCATCCAGATGCGTGGCAACCCCATCGGCACGAATGTGGCAGCCAAGAGTTTTGAAGACCTCTATGACCAAACCTCTTCTGCCCTGCTCAACAAGACGGGTAAGGAAAGCTTTGACGCCATTAAGATGTTGCAGAAAGCAGATGTGAAAAATTATAAGCCTGCCAACAATGTAATATACCCTGCCAGTGCCTTGGGCAATTCGCTGAAGCAGATAGCGCAGCTGATCAAAATGGATGTGGGCCTGGAAGTAGCTTTTGCAGAATCAGGCGGTTGGGATACGCATTTCAACCAAGGCGCTGTAACGGGCATCTTCTCCCGTAATGTGCTGGACCTGAGTACCAGCATAACGGCGTTCTGGAATGATCTGGAAGCCTACCAGGATGATGTAACGGTGATGACGATGACAGAATTTGGCCGTACGGTAAAACAAAACGGTACAGGCGGAACAGACCACGGACGTGGCTCCTGCAACTTTATCCTGGGCAATGATGTCAATGGAGGTATGGTACATGGACTGGTCAATCCATTGGCCAAAGAGAACCTGGAAGATGGACGCGACCTGGCTGTTACCACAGACTTCCGCTCGGTATTCAGTGAAGTAGCCGACAAACACTTGCGTATCAATAATGACACGATCCTGTTCCCCGATTGGTCGGGAAAAAAGATCGGGGTTATGAGCTGA
- a CDS encoding epoxide hydrolase family protein, with protein sequence MSAVQPFRIEIRQQVLDDLTTRLKQTRWADAPDNAGWNYGTNPDYLRELVNYWITQYDWRKQEAALNKFPQFKTTIDGVGIHFLHIKGKGRNAKPLLLVHGWPDSFFRFYKVIPMLTDPASYGGNPDESYDVIVPSLPGFGFSGHVALADDSTAKIMDKLMTEVLGYQTFVAAGGDMGTGIIKSMAVQFPQAVKAIHLTDVGYPNGTEDWSKMSPAEQEFGQVIQRWWYAEGAYNMMHSTKPQTLAFGLNDSPVGLASWILEKFNTWSDNKGNIENSFTKDELITNIMIYWVTQTINSSMRTYLENARASYGPQGPKAPVRVEVPTGVASFPGEAPLPKEWAERMVNVKRFTKMEKGGHFAALEEPRLWVGELNAFFYGNESK encoded by the coding sequence ATGAGCGCAGTACAACCTTTCCGGATTGAAATTAGACAACAAGTATTAGACGATCTTACCACCCGCTTAAAGCAAACAAGATGGGCTGACGCGCCTGACAATGCAGGGTGGAATTACGGCACCAATCCAGATTACCTTCGTGAACTGGTCAATTATTGGATCACCCAATATGATTGGCGCAAACAGGAAGCAGCCCTGAATAAGTTTCCCCAATTCAAGACAACTATTGATGGTGTAGGCATTCACTTTCTCCATATTAAAGGGAAAGGCAGGAATGCTAAACCGCTCTTACTGGTCCACGGCTGGCCCGATAGCTTCTTCCGTTTTTATAAGGTAATTCCTATGCTTACCGATCCTGCCAGCTATGGCGGCAACCCCGATGAATCGTATGATGTAATAGTGCCCTCTTTACCGGGTTTTGGTTTCTCTGGCCATGTAGCGCTGGCCGATGACAGTACGGCAAAGATCATGGACAAACTAATGACGGAGGTACTGGGTTACCAGACATTTGTGGCTGCCGGCGGCGATATGGGTACCGGTATCATCAAATCCATGGCTGTTCAATTTCCCCAGGCGGTTAAAGCCATTCACCTGACAGATGTAGGTTATCCCAATGGCACGGAAGACTGGTCAAAGATGTCACCTGCAGAACAAGAGTTTGGCCAGGTTATCCAGCGCTGGTGGTATGCAGAAGGAGCTTATAATATGATGCATTCCACCAAACCCCAAACACTGGCTTTTGGCCTGAATGATTCGCCCGTAGGCCTTGCCTCCTGGATATTGGAAAAGTTCAATACCTGGAGTGATAACAAAGGCAATATTGAAAACAGCTTTACCAAAGATGAACTGATCACCAATATCATGATCTATTGGGTTACACAAACCATCAATAGCAGCATGCGTACCTACCTGGAAAATGCAAGGGCCAGTTATGGTCCACAGGGGCCTAAAGCGCCGGTAAGGGTAGAAGTACCTACCGGAGTAGCCTCTTTCCCGGGAGAAGCTCCCTTACCAAAGGAATGGGCCGAAAGAATGGTCAATGTAAAACGATTCACCAAAATGGAGAAGGGTGGCCACTTTGCAGCCCTGGAAGAACCCAGACTATGGGTAGGAGAGCTGAATGCCTTTTTCTACGGTAATGAATCCAAATAA
- a CDS encoding DUF1800 domain-containing protein: protein MKNSIRIFYTSFMALVMGAVVCSFILRPTDIEPPAHVSFPYKKAKLTERQAAAHLLNRFTFGARPGDVDRVTDMGLEKWFLQQLDAKLPNDTLDQLLSSYDALKLSNEEIANIYPKGGALLRMAVRDGYIDKDSVNKADQKEYRAQLQRYMEEKGLKQQQELFRQLFNQKILRATYSENQLQEVLTDFWFNHFNVSLTKNDCAQFVPAYERDVIRPHVFDDFEKLLTGTAKSPAMLYYLDNFTSVGEDIAPANPRAARNQQLMEQRMKEMESDTSAAAMALKKQQQQRKTRGLNENYAREVMELHTLGVDGGYTQQDVTQAAKVLTGWTVYPMNDFYSNAARKNLEKLGEEKMQKQGYVREGDFLFAANRHDKSAKTVLGKQFNANGGYEEGVELLHLLAHHPSTAKFICKKLAVRFVNDNPPASLIDKMSKTFLAKDGNIREVLMTMVTSPEFWSKEALREKTKSPFELAISSVRNLNATINQPYQLYVWINKMGQRMYYYQAPTGFPDNGKYWINTGSLLNRMNFGLALASNRIPGITVDLAALNNHHEPESAEAALETYGKMIMPERDLEASIKRLTPLLNDPELGKKVDEAAGKTAAPQEANMMQANEQTDVMDEAAALMPKKKGGKKNLNKIPKNPGKNNYAALQMAKGNNTMLSQVVGIIIGSPEFQRK, encoded by the coding sequence ATGAAAAATTCCATCCGGATTTTTTACACCAGTTTCATGGCATTGGTGATGGGCGCTGTAGTATGCTCTTTCATCCTGCGCCCCACCGACATCGAGCCACCAGCCCATGTTAGTTTCCCTTACAAAAAAGCAAAGCTTACCGAAAGACAGGCCGCCGCCCACCTGCTCAACAGGTTTACGTTCGGCGCCCGCCCCGGTGATGTAGACAGAGTAACAGACATGGGCCTGGAAAAATGGTTCCTGCAGCAACTGGATGCCAAACTTCCCAATGATACACTGGACCAATTGCTCAGCTCCTACGATGCACTCAAGCTAAGCAATGAAGAGATCGCCAACATCTATCCCAAAGGAGGGGCGTTGTTACGCATGGCTGTCCGCGACGGCTATATCGACAAAGACTCTGTGAACAAAGCCGACCAGAAAGAGTACCGCGCGCAATTACAACGCTACATGGAAGAAAAAGGACTGAAGCAACAACAGGAACTTTTCCGCCAGTTGTTCAACCAAAAGATATTAAGGGCCACTTATAGCGAAAATCAATTGCAGGAAGTGCTCACCGATTTCTGGTTCAACCATTTTAATGTATCGCTTACTAAAAATGATTGCGCCCAGTTTGTCCCTGCCTATGAGCGTGATGTCATACGCCCGCATGTATTTGACGATTTCGAAAAGCTGTTGACAGGCACGGCCAAGTCACCGGCCATGTTGTACTACCTGGACAATTTTACCAGTGTAGGAGAAGACATTGCTCCTGCCAATCCGCGTGCCGCCAGGAATCAGCAATTGATGGAACAGCGCATGAAGGAAATGGAATCAGATACTTCTGCCGCAGCCATGGCGCTGAAGAAACAGCAGCAACAACGCAAGACCCGCGGCCTGAATGAGAACTATGCACGTGAAGTGATGGAATTGCACACCCTGGGTGTGGATGGCGGTTATACACAGCAGGATGTAACACAGGCGGCCAAGGTATTGACGGGCTGGACAGTGTACCCCATGAACGACTTTTATAGCAATGCCGCCCGTAAGAACCTCGAAAAGCTGGGCGAGGAAAAGATGCAGAAGCAGGGATATGTGCGGGAAGGAGATTTTCTGTTTGCTGCCAACCGCCATGACAAAAGTGCCAAAACGGTATTGGGTAAACAATTCAATGCTAATGGAGGCTATGAGGAAGGTGTAGAACTGCTGCACCTGCTGGCGCACCACCCTTCTACGGCTAAGTTCATTTGTAAAAAACTAGCTGTGCGGTTTGTGAATGACAATCCACCGGCCAGTCTGATCGATAAGATGTCTAAAACCTTCCTGGCCAAGGATGGCAATATCCGGGAAGTATTGATGACCATGGTCACATCGCCGGAGTTCTGGAGCAAGGAAGCCCTGCGGGAAAAAACCAAATCGCCCTTCGAACTGGCCATTAGTTCTGTGCGCAACCTCAATGCCACCATCAATCAACCTTACCAGTTGTATGTATGGATCAATAAAATGGGACAAAGAATGTATTACTACCAGGCGCCTACGGGGTTTCCGGACAATGGTAAATACTGGATCAATACCGGTTCCCTGCTCAACCGCATGAACTTTGGACTGGCGCTGGCCTCCAACCGGATACCGGGTATAACGGTAGACCTCGCAGCACTGAATAACCACCATGAGCCGGAAAGTGCGGAAGCAGCCCTGGAAACCTATGGCAAGATGATCATGCCGGAGCGTGACCTGGAAGCATCCATTAAACGCCTTACACCCTTGCTCAATGATCCTGAACTGGGCAAAAAAGTAGATGAAGCAGCCGGCAAAACGGCTGCACCGCAGGAAGCGAATATGATGCAGGCCAATGAACAGACAGACGTAATGGATGAAGCAGCAGCGTTAATGCCTAAGAAGAAAGGCGGCAAAAAAAACCTGAATAAGATCCCTAAAAATCCGGGTAAGAACAATTATGCTGCGCTGCAAATGGCCAAAGGCAATAACACCATGTTGTCGCAGGTAGTAGGAATCATTATTGGCTCACCAGAATTTCAACGTAAATAG
- a CDS encoding sulfite exporter TauE/SafE family protein: MGTTEILFYCLLLLVAFLYASIGHGGASGYLALMALFGVAPAVMKPTALVLNLFVSAVSFIQFYRAQHFKKEICWPLIIASVPMAYIGAQITIHDAIYKKILGVVLLISVVRFLMPAGNASGELRPANRTWLFIIGGSIGLLSGMIGIGGGIILSPILLLLRWATIKQSAALSAIFIFVNSLSGLAGMIQSKTAAFTPSMYAYIGIALLGGLAGAYLGAARFKNSVLKYILAVVLLLAVFKLVFTSA, encoded by the coding sequence ATGGGTACTACGGAGATATTGTTCTATTGCCTCTTATTGCTCGTTGCTTTTTTATATGCCTCCATCGGTCATGGTGGGGCCAGTGGTTACCTGGCATTAATGGCGCTCTTTGGTGTGGCGCCTGCTGTGATGAAACCTACCGCCCTTGTCCTGAACCTCTTTGTATCTGCCGTGTCCTTTATCCAGTTTTACCGGGCACAGCATTTTAAGAAAGAGATCTGCTGGCCCCTGATCATCGCTTCTGTGCCGATGGCGTATATAGGCGCCCAGATCACCATTCACGATGCTATTTATAAAAAGATATTGGGTGTAGTGTTGTTGATCTCTGTCGTACGATTCCTGATGCCTGCAGGCAATGCGTCGGGAGAGTTAAGGCCGGCCAATCGCACCTGGTTATTTATTATCGGGGGAAGCATTGGTCTGCTCTCCGGCATGATCGGTATTGGCGGAGGGATCATCCTGTCGCCCATCCTTTTATTGTTGCGATGGGCTACTATCAAACAATCAGCGGCGCTCAGCGCCATCTTTATTTTTGTAAACTCCCTTTCGGGGCTGGCCGGTATGATTCAATCGAAAACGGCTGCTTTTACGCCTTCTATGTATGCTTATATCGGTATTGCCCTGTTGGGCGGACTGGCAGGCGCTTACCTGGGTGCAGCCCGTTTTAAGAACTCCGTATTAAAGTATATCCTGGCGGTTGTTTTGCTTCTGGCCGTTTTTAAGCTGGTATTTACCAGCGCCTGA